Proteins from one Cicer arietinum cultivar CDC Frontier isolate Library 1 chromosome 3, Cicar.CDCFrontier_v2.0, whole genome shotgun sequence genomic window:
- the LOC101490139 gene encoding protein PHOSPHATE STARVATION RESPONSE 3-like isoform X1, translated as MYHAKKFPQATMVPHKSQGGAEQLANVGVLNGSAVKNVAPAGGSGKQRLRWTSDLHDRFVDAITQLGGPDRATPKGVLRVMGVPGLTIYHVKSHLQKYRLAKYLPESPADGKDSKDEKRNSGDSNSGAESSPGLQINDALRMQMEVQKRLHEQLEVQKQLQMRIEAQGKYLQKIIEEQQKLGSTLTASETFPLPHEKQNHPQSEPSGSSDALADTFSPLKKQRIDEGSKDGFDASQVPRKTAQKNDCNVGLMDPNLYGDDAGLGFDLETENEEDNESEQ; from the exons ATGTATCATGCAAAGAAGTTTCCGCAGGCAACGATGGTGCCGCATAAATCTCAAGGTGGAGCTGAACAACTTGCAAATGTTGGGGTTTTGAATGGATCTGCTGTGAAAAATGTAGCACCTGCTGGAGGAAGTGGGAAACAACGTTTGCGTTGGACATCTGATCTTCATGACCGTTTTGTGGATGCCATTACACAACTTGGTGGACCAGATA GAGCAACACCAAAAGGTGTTCTGAGAGTGATGGGTGTACCTGGACTGACCATTTATCATGTTAAAAGCCATTTACAG AAGTATCGCTTGGCAAAGTACTTGCCCGAATCACCAGCTGATGGTAAAG ATTCTAAAGATGAGAAAAGAAATTCTGGAGACAGCAATTCTGGCGCTGAGTCTTCTCC GGGTTTGCAAATCAATGACGCGCTAAGAATGCAGATGGAGGTTCAGAAACGTCTGCACGAACAACTTGAG GTTCAGAAGCAGTTACAAATGAGAATTGAAGCTCAGGGTAAATACTTGCAGAAGATCATAGAGGAACAGCAGAAATTAGGCAGTACCTTGACAGCCTCGGAAACGTTCCCGTTGCCCCATGAAAAGCAAAATCATCCCCAGTCAGAGCCTTCTGGGTCTAGTGATGCCCTTGCAGATACTTTTTCTCCACTTAAAAAACAGAGAATTGATGAAGGTTCAAAGGATGGCTTCGATGCATCCCAAGTTCCAAGAAAGACTGCACAGAAAAATGATTGTAATGTTGGTCTGATGGATCCAAACTTGTATGGAGATGATGCTGGCTTGGGATTTGATTTGGAGACAGAAAACGAAGAAGACAATGAGAGTGAGCAGTAA
- the LOC101490139 gene encoding myb family transcription factor PHL7-like isoform X2 has protein sequence MVPHKSQGGAEQLANVGVLNGSAVKNVAPAGGSGKQRLRWTSDLHDRFVDAITQLGGPDRATPKGVLRVMGVPGLTIYHVKSHLQKYRLAKYLPESPADGKDSKDEKRNSGDSNSGAESSPGLQINDALRMQMEVQKRLHEQLEVQKQLQMRIEAQGKYLQKIIEEQQKLGSTLTASETFPLPHEKQNHPQSEPSGSSDALADTFSPLKKQRIDEGSKDGFDASQVPRKTAQKNDCNVGLMDPNLYGDDAGLGFDLETENEEDNESEQ, from the exons ATGGTGCCGCATAAATCTCAAGGTGGAGCTGAACAACTTGCAAATGTTGGGGTTTTGAATGGATCTGCTGTGAAAAATGTAGCACCTGCTGGAGGAAGTGGGAAACAACGTTTGCGTTGGACATCTGATCTTCATGACCGTTTTGTGGATGCCATTACACAACTTGGTGGACCAGATA GAGCAACACCAAAAGGTGTTCTGAGAGTGATGGGTGTACCTGGACTGACCATTTATCATGTTAAAAGCCATTTACAG AAGTATCGCTTGGCAAAGTACTTGCCCGAATCACCAGCTGATGGTAAAG ATTCTAAAGATGAGAAAAGAAATTCTGGAGACAGCAATTCTGGCGCTGAGTCTTCTCC GGGTTTGCAAATCAATGACGCGCTAAGAATGCAGATGGAGGTTCAGAAACGTCTGCACGAACAACTTGAG GTTCAGAAGCAGTTACAAATGAGAATTGAAGCTCAGGGTAAATACTTGCAGAAGATCATAGAGGAACAGCAGAAATTAGGCAGTACCTTGACAGCCTCGGAAACGTTCCCGTTGCCCCATGAAAAGCAAAATCATCCCCAGTCAGAGCCTTCTGGGTCTAGTGATGCCCTTGCAGATACTTTTTCTCCACTTAAAAAACAGAGAATTGATGAAGGTTCAAAGGATGGCTTCGATGCATCCCAAGTTCCAAGAAAGACTGCACAGAAAAATGATTGTAATGTTGGTCTGATGGATCCAAACTTGTATGGAGATGATGCTGGCTTGGGATTTGATTTGGAGACAGAAAACGAAGAAGACAATGAGAGTGAGCAGTAA
- the LOC101490139 gene encoding protein PHOSPHATE STARVATION RESPONSE 3-like isoform X3, with protein MTVLWMPLHNLVDQIVGATPKGVLRVMGVPGLTIYHVKSHLQKYRLAKYLPESPADGKDSKDEKRNSGDSNSGAESSPGLQINDALRMQMEVQKRLHEQLEVQKQLQMRIEAQGKYLQKIIEEQQKLGSTLTASETFPLPHEKQNHPQSEPSGSSDALADTFSPLKKQRIDEGSKDGFDASQVPRKTAQKNDCNVGLMDPNLYGDDAGLGFDLETENEEDNESEQ; from the exons ATGACCGTTTTGTGGATGCCATTACACAACTTGGTGGACCAGATAGTGG GAGCAACACCAAAAGGTGTTCTGAGAGTGATGGGTGTACCTGGACTGACCATTTATCATGTTAAAAGCCATTTACAG AAGTATCGCTTGGCAAAGTACTTGCCCGAATCACCAGCTGATGGTAAAG ATTCTAAAGATGAGAAAAGAAATTCTGGAGACAGCAATTCTGGCGCTGAGTCTTCTCC GGGTTTGCAAATCAATGACGCGCTAAGAATGCAGATGGAGGTTCAGAAACGTCTGCACGAACAACTTGAG GTTCAGAAGCAGTTACAAATGAGAATTGAAGCTCAGGGTAAATACTTGCAGAAGATCATAGAGGAACAGCAGAAATTAGGCAGTACCTTGACAGCCTCGGAAACGTTCCCGTTGCCCCATGAAAAGCAAAATCATCCCCAGTCAGAGCCTTCTGGGTCTAGTGATGCCCTTGCAGATACTTTTTCTCCACTTAAAAAACAGAGAATTGATGAAGGTTCAAAGGATGGCTTCGATGCATCCCAAGTTCCAAGAAAGACTGCACAGAAAAATGATTGTAATGTTGGTCTGATGGATCCAAACTTGTATGGAGATGATGCTGGCTTGGGATTTGATTTGGAGACAGAAAACGAAGAAGACAATGAGAGTGAGCAGTAA
- the LOC101490892 gene encoding ABSCISIC ACID-INSENSITIVE 5-like protein 2, which yields MGSHGGAIQEPKTGPLAREGSLYNLTLDEVQNQLGNLGKPLGSMNLDELLKSLWTSEAAQASGLDSGTNDAYMQLASVSSMNPLTLSGDLSKKTIDEVWRDMQQKKSITQDRRTPTLGEMTLEDFLMKAGVATESFPNEDNAISGGVDSQQHGQWMQYQMPSMQQQQQQQQHRHHQNSMMPGFTGFMTGHVVQQPITVAVNPVLDAGYSEVMATTSSDTQTPGRKRDASGNVVEKTVERRQKRMIKNRESAARSRARKQAYTQELEIKVSRLEEENERLKRLHEIERVLPSMPPPDPKHQLRRTSSAPL from the exons ATGGGATCTCATGGTGGAGCAATTCAAGAGCCAAAGACTGGACCTTTGGCTAGAGAAGGGTCTTTATACAATCTTACCCTTGATGAGGTTCAAAATCAGCTTGGAAATTTAGGGAAACCCTTAGGAAGCATGAATCTAGATGAACTACTCAAGAGTTTGTGGACTTCTGAAGCTGCTCAAGCTTCTGGATTGGATTCTGGTACTAATGATGCTTACATGCAGCTAGCTTCTGTGTCATCTATGAATCCACTTACACTCTCTGGTGACCTTAGTAAGAAAACTATTGATGAAGTTTGGAGAGATATGCAACAGAAGAAGAGTATTACTCAGGATAGAAGAACACCTACACTAGGTGAAATGACCTTGGAGGATTTCTTGATGAAAGCTGGTGTGGCTACTGAATCTTTTCCTAATGAGGATAATGCTATTTCAGGAGGTGTTGATTCTCAACAACATGGTCAATGGATGCAGTATCAAATGCCTTCAATGCAGCAGCAACAACAGCAGCAGCAGCACCGGCATCATCAGAATAGTATGATGCCTGGTTTTACTGGTTTTATGACTGGCCATGTGGTTCAACAGCCGATCACGGTTGCAGTGAATCCAGTTTTGGATGCAGGATACTCTGAAGTAATGGCTACTACTTCATCGGATACACAAACACCAGGTAGGAAAAGGGATGCCTCTGGTAATGTTGTTGAGAAAACTGTGGAGAGGAGGCAGAAGAGGATGATTAAAAACCGGGAATCTGCAGCTCGGTCGCGCGCAAGAAAAcag GCTTACACCCAAGAACTGGAGATCAAAGTTTCGCGCTTAGAAGAAGAGAATGAAAGGCTTAAAAGACTACAT GAGATAGAGAGAGTATTGCCAAGTATGCCGCCACCAGACCCTAAGCATCAGCTTCGCAGAACTAGCTCAGCTCCCCTTTGA